The following proteins are co-located in the [Chlorobium] sp. 445 genome:
- a CDS encoding DNA topoisomerase I — MPAKKKSISQESASENHQAKSEKKSPVKRAVQSDDDVQFKGDATGKRLVIVESPSKAKTINKYLGKDFAVFASIGHIKELPRKEIGINFEHHYEPRYEIIAGKEKVVREMKKLAKAADEVLIATDPDREGEAIAWHIANELEDLHKPTHRVLFNEITPKAVREAIEQPREINYNLVRSQQARQAMDKIVGYKVSPFLWETVLRGLSAGRVQSVALRLVCEREAEIEAFQPKEYWSIIGEFLTERGEKIVAKLTKVGGKDVEIPNEETAKALAARIKSRLYAIAEIRKRKTKRNPPAPFTTSLLQQAASNQLGFGSKKTMLLAQQLYEGIELGADGAVGLITYMRTDSKRISKEAQSEARDFISKQFGSEFIPEMPIQYKSSESAQDAHEAIRPTAVDRTPKAVERFLNRDQFRLYELIWKRFLASQMSPAELEQTSVDILDNEQEFLFRASGSVVLFEGFLKVFGDAKELDYEERKSTKEEGESDESRTLLPKNLQERDKLNLAALKETQHFTKPPARYTEASLVKELDNYGIGRPSTYATIMSTLVERNYVEIRDRRLFPTELGKDVSKILVANFPELFNVEFTAKMEDDLDKVATGEDEYEKLLDRFYLPFEKALQLRQAAPILPQNDNAEICDVCHEGRMIVKWTKSGKFLGCSRYPKCKNIKPIAVPKAAPVETGIKCPKCETGRMVIKQGKFGKFLACTNYPSCDSILNLDKYGRIAPPKLPPLQTTVSCPKCNAPMYLRESKRGLWFSCTRFPKCRGIRSWKEFDEQEQAKWSFAFEQHRQKFPPVEIKMLDGTPLDFSIKLDDLIAANVEAVPALSVEQTEE; from the coding sequence ATGCCAGCAAAAAAGAAATCGATTAGTCAAGAGTCTGCATCAGAAAATCATCAAGCAAAGAGCGAAAAAAAGTCGCCCGTAAAACGTGCTGTGCAGAGCGATGATGATGTACAGTTTAAGGGCGATGCAACAGGCAAGCGTCTGGTCATTGTAGAATCGCCTTCCAAAGCCAAAACAATTAACAAGTACCTAGGAAAAGACTTCGCTGTTTTTGCCTCGATTGGACATATCAAAGAACTGCCGCGCAAAGAAATTGGGATCAATTTTGAGCATCACTATGAACCACGTTACGAAATCATTGCAGGCAAGGAAAAAGTGGTGCGAGAGATGAAAAAACTTGCCAAAGCGGCTGATGAAGTGCTGATTGCAACCGACCCAGACCGTGAGGGTGAAGCAATCGCATGGCACATTGCAAATGAACTAGAAGACCTGCATAAGCCGACGCACCGTGTGCTCTTCAACGAAATTACGCCCAAAGCTGTACGCGAAGCAATTGAACAGCCACGTGAGATTAATTACAACCTCGTGCGCTCACAGCAAGCGCGTCAAGCCATGGATAAGATTGTGGGCTATAAAGTGAGTCCTTTTCTGTGGGAGACAGTACTGCGCGGTCTTTCAGCAGGGCGCGTACAGTCCGTGGCTCTGCGTCTTGTGTGCGAGCGTGAGGCTGAAATCGAGGCGTTTCAGCCCAAAGAGTATTGGTCTATCATCGGCGAGTTTCTGACCGAGCGCGGTGAAAAAATTGTCGCCAAGCTGACTAAAGTGGGCGGCAAGGATGTGGAGATTCCAAATGAAGAAACCGCTAAAGCGCTTGCTGCAAGAATTAAATCACGACTTTATGCCATTGCTGAGATTCGCAAGCGCAAGACCAAACGCAATCCGCCTGCACCTTTTACAACATCACTGCTACAACAAGCGGCGTCTAATCAACTTGGTTTTGGCTCAAAGAAGACTATGCTGCTTGCGCAACAGCTTTATGAAGGCATTGAACTTGGCGCTGATGGTGCAGTAGGGTTAATTACTTACATGCGTACGGACTCCAAGCGCATTAGCAAAGAAGCACAAAGCGAAGCGCGCGACTTCATCAGCAAGCAGTTCGGGAGTGAGTTTATTCCGGAGATGCCTATTCAATATAAGTCGTCGGAAAGTGCGCAGGATGCACACGAAGCCATTCGACCTACAGCGGTTGACCGCACACCTAAAGCCGTAGAGCGTTTTCTCAACCGTGATCAATTTCGGCTTTACGAACTCATTTGGAAACGCTTCCTTGCCTCGCAGATGTCGCCAGCAGAACTGGAGCAAACCAGCGTCGATATTTTGGACAACGAGCAAGAGTTTCTCTTCCGCGCTTCAGGCAGTGTGGTGCTCTTTGAAGGATTCCTCAAAGTGTTTGGCGATGCAAAAGAATTGGATTATGAAGAGCGCAAATCTACCAAAGAAGAAGGCGAGAGCGATGAGAGCCGTACGCTCTTGCCCAAAAACCTACAAGAGCGCGATAAATTGAATTTGGCTGCGCTCAAAGAAACACAGCACTTTACAAAACCACCTGCACGCTACACTGAAGCCAGTTTGGTCAAAGAACTTGACAACTACGGCATTGGTCGACCCTCAACATACGCCACGATTATGTCGACCCTCGTCGAGCGCAATTATGTTGAAATCCGCGACCGCCGACTTTTCCCGACTGAACTTGGCAAAGATGTCTCAAAAATTCTTGTAGCCAACTTCCCTGAACTCTTCAATGTAGAGTTCACGGCGAAAATGGAAGATGACCTCGATAAAGTTGCTACAGGTGAAGATGAGTATGAAAAATTGCTCGATAGATTTTACTTGCCGTTTGAGAAAGCCTTGCAACTGCGCCAAGCCGCTCCAATTCTACCGCAGAACGACAATGCTGAAATTTGCGACGTATGCCACGAAGGACGAATGATTGTCAAATGGACAAAGTCGGGCAAGTTTTTAGGCTGTTCGCGCTATCCGAAATGCAAAAACATCAAGCCAATTGCTGTACCCAAAGCCGCACCAGTTGAGACCGGCATCAAATGCCCGAAGTGTGAAACAGGACGAATGGTAATCAAGCAAGGCAAGTTTGGGAAGTTTCTAGCTTGCACGAATTATCCAAGTTGTGACAGTATTTTGAACCTGGATAAGTATGGCAGAATTGCTCCGCCGAAACTACCGCCACTGCAAACCACAGTCTCTTGTCCAAAGTGCAATGCGCCGATGTATCTACGTGAGAGCAAGCGTGGGCTATGGTTTAGTTGCACACGCTTCCCGAAGTGCCGAGGCATTCGCTCGTGGAAGGAATTTGATGAACAGGAACAAGCAAAGTGGTCTTTTGCGTTCGAGCAGCATCGGCAGAAATTTCCGCCAGTTGAAATTAAGATGTTAGATGGCACACCACTCGACTTTTCTATCAAGTTAGATGACCTGATTGCGGCAAATGTTGAAGCCGTACCCGCTCTCAGCGTAGAACAAACCGAAGAATAA
- a CDS encoding leucyl aminopeptidase — MRVVISKVDIRSQVLDAAGFFISKAARERELSALSAIVGVNTAGINGDFKAGEGDILMLYPKSDTIEATRVFLLGLGELTSLESIRKAAAAFASKAREMQLVKAGIDLTNVQTLAQTLNEDLSYVAQAVVEGFEYGLYEYTAHKTDKVSQLKKGKAFKPEKKAQFKELILFTTEQDFDVVKDGADVGYIIATSQSMVRDLINAPSNYMTATDIANAAKASGKKYGYKVTVFGKEKLQQLGFGGLLGVNKGSSEPPTFSILEYKPAGKAKAKIALIGKGVTFDTGGISLKPSENMGDMKADMSGAADVIGAVEAIARLKLPIHVIGAIPATDNKPSGTAQNPGDVLTTYSGITVEIDNTDAEGRLILADALTYIKEQYEPDAIIDLATLTGACVIALGNPVAGLFSNNDQLADALYRAGLRSGEKVWRLPLWDDYDKQIKSEVADVKNTGGRGAGAITAAKFLEKFIGDHRAWAHLDIAGPAFPSMGGGQSKGSSGFGVRLLVEVLRNWN, encoded by the coding sequence ATGAGAGTTGTTATTTCAAAAGTCGACATTCGCTCGCAAGTCTTAGATGCGGCAGGATTTTTTATCTCTAAAGCAGCGCGTGAAAGAGAGCTAAGCGCGCTTTCTGCAATTGTCGGCGTCAACACGGCTGGAATAAATGGCGATTTCAAAGCTGGTGAAGGCGATATTCTGATGCTGTATCCAAAGTCTGACACTATTGAAGCCACACGAGTTTTTTTATTAGGACTCGGCGAACTGACTTCACTGGAGTCTATTCGCAAAGCTGCTGCGGCATTTGCCAGCAAAGCTAGAGAAATGCAACTCGTAAAAGCTGGCATCGACCTCACAAATGTGCAAACGCTCGCTCAAACTTTGAATGAAGACCTCTCCTATGTGGCGCAAGCTGTCGTCGAAGGATTTGAGTACGGATTGTATGAATATACTGCACATAAGACAGACAAAGTCAGCCAGTTGAAGAAAGGTAAAGCCTTCAAGCCTGAAAAGAAAGCGCAGTTCAAAGAGTTAATACTTTTCACAACCGAACAAGACTTCGACGTCGTCAAGGACGGTGCTGATGTTGGATACATCATCGCCACGTCGCAGTCTATGGTGCGTGACCTTATCAATGCCCCGAGTAATTATATGACAGCAACAGATATAGCTAATGCTGCAAAGGCTTCTGGCAAAAAGTATGGTTACAAGGTTACCGTATTTGGTAAGGAAAAATTGCAGCAACTGGGTTTCGGCGGGTTGCTTGGCGTCAATAAAGGAAGCAGTGAGCCGCCCACGTTCTCAATTTTGGAGTATAAGCCTGCAGGCAAAGCGAAAGCCAAAATTGCTCTCATCGGCAAAGGGGTAACATTTGATACAGGTGGCATTTCGCTCAAACCGTCAGAAAATATGGGCGATATGAAAGCTGATATGTCGGGTGCCGCTGATGTGATTGGTGCCGTAGAAGCAATTGCACGCCTGAAACTGCCGATTCATGTTATTGGCGCTATCCCAGCAACGGATAACAAACCCAGTGGCACAGCTCAAAACCCAGGTGATGTATTAACCACTTACTCTGGAATTACAGTCGAGATCGATAACACCGATGCAGAAGGTCGACTGATTCTGGCTGATGCGCTCACATACATCAAAGAGCAGTATGAGCCAGATGCAATCATTGACCTTGCAACGCTGACCGGTGCGTGCGTTATTGCTCTGGGCAATCCTGTCGCAGGGCTCTTTAGCAACAATGATCAACTTGCTGATGCACTCTACAGAGCTGGGCTGCGCTCTGGAGAGAAAGTATGGCGCCTGCCGCTTTGGGACGATTATGACAAGCAAATCAAATCTGAGGTTGCTGATGTCAAAAACACAGGTGGTAGAGGAGCAGGGGCAATTACAGCGGCAAAGTTTCTGGAAAAATTCATCGGCGATCATCGCGCGTGGGCGCACCTTGATATTGCTGGTCCTGCATTTCCATCAATGGGTGGTGGACAAAGCAAAGGTAGTTCAGGTTTTGGGGTACGCTTGCTTGTGGAAGTCTTACGCAACTGGAATTAA